The bacterium genome window below encodes:
- the rplV gene encoding 50S ribosomal protein L22, with product MEVKAKLRKISMGARKGRLVADLIRNRPAAEALGILQACDKRAARPIEKLLRSALANAEEHNARHSAGIDLDNLYVKTVTVDEGTRNWRIRPRAQGRAAWINKATSHIALVLDER from the coding sequence ATGGAGGTCAAGGCAAAGCTGCGCAAGATTTCGATGGGTGCCCGAAAGGGACGCCTTGTCGCAGATCTGATCCGCAATCGACCGGCCGCGGAAGCGCTGGGGATCTTGCAGGCGTGCGACAAGAGGGCGGCGCGTCCGATCGAAAAACTGCTGCGTTCTGCGCTCGCGAATGCGGAAGAGCACAACGCGCGCCATTCGGCAGGGATCGATCTCGACAACCTCTACGTCAAAACGGTCACGGTGGACGAGGGCACGCGCAATTGGCGGATTCGACCTCGTGCCCAGGGTCGCGCTGCCTGGATCAACAAGGCCACAAGTCACATCGCGCTCGTTCTGGACGAGCGTTAG
- the rpsS gene encoding 30S ribosomal protein S19: MARSIKKGPYVQDSLAKKVEAATANGSKAIIKTWSRRSMMTPDMIGLTLHVHNGRLFMPVFVTENMIGHRLGEFAPTRKPAVHSGDRKLKQR; the protein is encoded by the coding sequence ATGGCACGTTCCATCAAGAAGGGCCCTTACGTTCAGGACTCCCTGGCGAAGAAGGTCGAAGCAGCGACGGCCAATGGTTCGAAGGCGATCATCAAGACATGGTCACGCCGGTCGATGATGACGCCGGACATGATCGGCTTGACCCTGCACGTACACAACGGCCGTCTTTTCATGCCTGTGTTCGTGACTGAAAATATGATCGGGCATCGACTCGGTGAGTTTGCTCCAACGCGAAAACCCGCAGTGCACTCGGGCGATCGAAAGCTCAAGCAGAGGTAG